One region of Streptomyces sp. NBC_00442 genomic DNA includes:
- a CDS encoding isoprenyl transferase, whose amino-acid sequence MAVRGILGGRSRRDYKTPEPHPSGAVPPKIPAELVPNHVACVMDGNGRWAKDRGLPRTEGHKVGEGVVLDVLKGCLEMGVKNLSLYAFSTENWKRSPEEVRFLMNFNRDVIRRRRDEMNELGIRIRWVGRMPKMWKSVVQELQVAQEQTVDNDAMTLYFCVNYGGRAELADAAQAIARDVAAGKLDPSKVNEKTFAKYLYYPDMPDVDLFLRPSGEQRTSNYLIWQSSYAEMVFQDVLWPDFDRRDLWRACLEFASRDRRFGGAIPNEALAALDKSGDLPRQ is encoded by the coding sequence ATGGCAGTACGCGGAATCCTGGGCGGGCGGTCACGGCGCGACTACAAGACCCCCGAGCCGCACCCCTCGGGCGCGGTGCCGCCGAAGATCCCGGCCGAGCTGGTGCCGAACCACGTCGCCTGCGTCATGGACGGCAACGGCCGCTGGGCCAAGGACCGCGGGCTGCCCCGCACCGAGGGCCACAAGGTCGGCGAGGGCGTCGTCCTGGACGTCCTCAAGGGCTGCCTGGAGATGGGCGTCAAGAACCTCTCCCTGTACGCCTTCTCCACCGAGAACTGGAAGCGCTCGCCCGAAGAGGTCCGCTTCCTGATGAACTTCAACCGCGACGTCATCCGGCGCCGCCGCGACGAGATGAACGAGCTCGGCATCCGCATCCGCTGGGTGGGCCGCATGCCCAAGATGTGGAAGTCCGTCGTCCAGGAACTCCAGGTCGCCCAGGAACAGACCGTCGACAACGACGCGATGACGCTGTACTTCTGCGTCAACTACGGCGGCCGCGCCGAACTCGCCGATGCCGCGCAGGCCATCGCGCGCGATGTCGCCGCGGGCAAGCTCGACCCGTCGAAGGTCAACGAGAAGACCTTCGCGAAGTACCTGTACTACCCGGACATGCCCGACGTCGACCTGTTCCTGCGCCCCAGCGGCGAGCAGCGCACCTCCAACTACCTGATCTGGCAGTCCAGTTACGCGGAGATGGTCTTCCAGGACGTGCTGTGGCCGGACTTCGACCGGCGTGACCTGTGGCGCGCCTGCCTCGAATTCGCCTCCCGCGACCGCCGCTTCGGCGGAGCCATCCCGAACGAGGCGCTGGCCGCCCTGGACAAATCCGGCGACCTACCCCGCCAGTGA
- a CDS encoding Fur family transcriptional regulator has protein sequence MTTAPLGGSNTAPVRGRSTRQRAAVAAALDEVDEFRSAQELHDMLKHRGDSVGLTTVYRTLQSLADAGEVDVLRTSDGESVYRRCSSGDHHHHLVCRVCGKAVEVEGPAVEKWAESIAAQHGYVNVAHTVEIFGTCESCAAAPAP, from the coding sequence GTGACGACAGCGCCGCTCGGCGGGTCCAATACCGCCCCCGTACGAGGCCGGTCGACCCGGCAGCGTGCCGCGGTGGCGGCGGCGCTTGACGAGGTGGACGAATTCCGCAGCGCACAGGAACTGCACGACATGCTCAAGCACCGGGGTGACTCGGTGGGCCTGACCACCGTCTACCGCACGCTCCAGTCCCTCGCGGACGCGGGCGAGGTGGATGTGCTGCGCACCAGCGACGGCGAGTCGGTGTACCGCCGCTGCTCCTCCGGCGACCACCACCATCACCTGGTGTGCCGGGTGTGCGGCAAGGCGGTGGAGGTCGAGGGACCGGCGGTCGAGAAGTGGGCGGAGTCGATCGCGGCGCAGCACGGGTACGTGAATGTGGCGCACACGGTGGAGATCTTCGGCACGTGCGAGTCCTGCGCTGCCGCTCCAGCGCCCTAG
- a CDS encoding metal ABC transporter permease, with the protein MELLNSPFMQRSLFAAALVGITAPAVGIYLVQRRQALMGDGIGHVAMTGVGLGFLLSTSPVWMATLISVLGAVTMELIRWYGKTRGDIALAMLFYGGMAGGVLFINLAPGGSTANLNSYLFGSLSTVSRSDVWAIGLLAAFVLAVTVGLRRQLFALSQDEEFARVTGLPVRALNLLTAVTAAVTVTVAMRVVGLLLVSALMVVPVAAAQQLSRSFAWTFAIAVAIGVTVTLSGTVVTYYEDVPPGAVIVLFTIAIFIVLTTLATPLARRRARSRAAAPAEGECGLDVPAGVPAGVPAGVPAGVPAPAKPPAGEVTA; encoded by the coding sequence ATGGAACTCCTCAACTCCCCGTTCATGCAAAGGTCGTTGTTCGCCGCGGCCCTCGTCGGCATCACGGCGCCCGCCGTCGGGATCTACCTGGTCCAGCGCCGCCAGGCCCTCATGGGCGACGGCATCGGCCATGTGGCGATGACCGGCGTCGGCCTGGGCTTCCTGCTCTCCACCTCACCGGTGTGGATGGCCACCCTCATCTCCGTGCTCGGCGCGGTCACCATGGAACTCATCCGCTGGTACGGCAAGACGCGCGGCGACATCGCCCTCGCGATGCTGTTCTACGGCGGCATGGCGGGCGGTGTCCTGTTCATCAACCTCGCGCCGGGCGGCTCCACCGCCAACCTCAACTCCTACCTCTTCGGGTCCCTCTCCACGGTCTCGCGGTCCGACGTCTGGGCCATCGGCCTCCTCGCGGCGTTCGTCCTCGCCGTGACGGTCGGCCTGCGCCGCCAGCTGTTCGCGCTCAGCCAGGACGAGGAGTTCGCACGGGTGACGGGTCTTCCGGTGCGCGCCCTCAACCTCCTGACGGCGGTCACGGCGGCCGTCACGGTCACGGTCGCGATGCGCGTCGTGGGCCTGCTCCTGGTCTCCGCGCTCATGGTGGTGCCGGTCGCGGCCGCCCAGCAGCTGTCCCGCAGCTTCGCCTGGACCTTCGCGATCGCGGTGGCCATCGGCGTGACGGTCACGCTGAGCGGAACGGTCGTCACGTACTACGAGGACGTGCCGCCCGGCGCCGTCATCGTCCTGTTCACCATCGCGATCTTCATCGTCCTGACCACGCTCGCCACCCCCCTGGCCAGGCGCCGGGCCCGGTCCAGGGCCGCCGCGCCGGCCGAGGGCGAATGCGGCCTCGACGTGCCCGCGGGCGTGCCCGCGGGCGTGCCCGCGGGCGTGCCCGCGGGCGTGCCCGCCCCGGCAAAGCCTCCGGCCGGCGAGGTCACGGCCTGA
- a CDS encoding metal ABC transporter ATP-binding protein, whose product MAPVISLTKVTAELGSRPVLRGIDLAVEAGEVVALLGANGSGKSTAIRTIIGQVPLSGGSVEIFGTPRRRFRAWGRVGYVPQRTTAAGGVPATIREVVSTGRLSRTRFGILRRADREAVDRAIAAVGLADRAKDSVDALSGGQHQRVLIARALAAEPELLIMDEPMAGVDIESQEILAATLRQQVAAGASVLLVLHELGPLEPLIDRAVVLRDGCVVHDGPPPRAVGQHALPGHDHVHPHTAAEPVRTGLLT is encoded by the coding sequence ATGGCGCCCGTCATATCGCTCACCAAGGTGACCGCCGAACTCGGCTCGCGTCCCGTCCTGCGCGGCATCGACCTGGCCGTGGAGGCCGGCGAGGTCGTGGCACTGCTCGGCGCGAACGGCTCCGGCAAGTCCACCGCGATCCGCACCATCATCGGACAGGTGCCGCTCAGCGGCGGCTCCGTCGAGATCTTCGGCACCCCGCGCCGGCGCTTTCGCGCCTGGGGGCGGGTCGGCTACGTACCGCAGCGCACCACGGCCGCGGGCGGGGTGCCCGCCACGATCCGCGAGGTCGTCTCCACCGGCCGCCTCTCCCGGACCCGCTTCGGGATCCTGCGCAGGGCCGACCGCGAGGCCGTCGACCGGGCGATCGCGGCCGTGGGCCTCGCCGACCGCGCCAAGGACTCCGTGGACGCGCTCTCCGGCGGCCAGCACCAACGCGTCCTGATCGCACGGGCCCTGGCCGCCGAACCCGAACTGCTGATCATGGACGAGCCCATGGCGGGCGTAGACATCGAGAGCCAGGAGATCCTCGCGGCGACCCTGCGCCAACAGGTCGCCGCCGGCGCCTCGGTCCTGCTCGTCCTGCACGAGCTCGGTCCGCTGGAGCCGTTGATCGACCGGGCGGTGGTGCTGCGCGACGGCTGCGTCGTGCACGACGGCCCCCCGCCGAGGGCCGTTGGCCAGCACGCTCTGCCCGGCCACGACCACGTACATCCGCACACGGCCGCCGAGCCGGTACGCACGGGACTGCTGACCTGA
- a CDS encoding metal ABC transporter substrate-binding protein: MNVRRLIPTAALSCAALLGLTALSACGADGAGGGRKDGRLDVVASFYPLQFLTEQIGGDHVAVTALTKPGVEPHDLELRARQIVKLNDADAVVYLKGLQPAVDKAVEQADVKTKVDASTLTSMEKHGNEVGGHAAAHDHAAAGDTAAGDTAGAGEDHGDHGHSHSEAGDDPHIWLDPVKYAEVAKGVGAALAKADPAHAADYRKNTDTLVGRLGALDKEYAAALKDSTTLASRVFITTHAAFGYLAERYGLTEEAINGLDPDSEPSPARIKDLQRMAKADGVTTVFYETLVSDKTAKTLASDTSLKTDVLDPLEGITDRSRGTDYFSVMRSNLTALTTALTAK; encoded by the coding sequence ATGAACGTACGCCGCCTCATACCTACGGCCGCCCTCTCCTGCGCCGCCCTCCTCGGCCTCACCGCCCTCTCGGCCTGCGGTGCGGACGGCGCCGGCGGCGGCCGCAAGGACGGCAGGCTGGACGTGGTGGCGTCGTTCTACCCGCTGCAGTTCCTGACCGAGCAGATAGGCGGGGACCACGTCGCGGTCACCGCCCTGACCAAGCCCGGCGTGGAACCGCACGACCTGGAGCTCAGGGCCCGCCAGATCGTGAAGCTCAACGACGCCGACGCGGTCGTCTACCTCAAGGGCCTCCAGCCCGCCGTGGACAAGGCGGTCGAACAGGCCGACGTCAAGACGAAGGTCGACGCCTCGACGCTCACCTCGATGGAGAAGCACGGCAACGAAGTGGGCGGCCACGCCGCGGCCCACGACCACGCCGCCGCCGGGGACACCGCTGCCGGGGACACCGCCGGGGCCGGAGAGGACCACGGCGACCACGGCCACAGCCACTCCGAGGCCGGCGACGACCCGCACATCTGGCTCGACCCGGTCAAGTACGCCGAGGTCGCCAAGGGCGTCGGCGCCGCACTGGCGAAGGCCGACCCGGCGCACGCCGCGGACTACCGCAAGAACACCGACACCCTGGTGGGCAGGCTCGGCGCCCTCGACAAGGAGTACGCGGCCGCCCTCAAGGACTCCACGACCCTCGCCTCCCGCGTCTTCATCACCACCCACGCCGCCTTCGGCTACCTCGCCGAGCGCTACGGGCTGACCGAAGAGGCCATCAACGGCCTCGACCCGGACTCCGAGCCCAGCCCGGCACGGATCAAGGACCTCCAGAGGATGGCGAAGGCCGACGGCGTGACGACCGTCTTCTACGAGACGCTGGTCAGCGACAAGACCGCCAAGACCCTGGCGTCGGACACCTCGCTCAAGACCGATGTGCTCGACCCCCTCGAAGGCATCACCGACCGCTCCAGGGGCACCGACTACTTCTCGGTGATGCGGTCCAACCTGACCGCCCTGACCACGGCGCTCACCGCCAAGTGA
- a CDS encoding glycine--tRNA ligase — protein sequence MAADKIDTIVNLSKRRGFVYPCSEIYGGQRAAWDYGPLGVELKENLKRQWWRYMVTSREDVVGIDSSVILASEVWEASGHVATFTDPLTECTSCHKRFRADHLEEAYEEKHGKAPAGGLADLNCPNCGNKGTFTEPKSFSGLLSTHLGPTQDTASVAYLRPETAQGIFTNFGQVQQTSRKKPPFGIAQMGKSFRNEITPGNFIFRTREFEQMEMEFFVKPGEDEQWQEYWMEQRWNWYTGLGLREENMRWYEHPAEKLSHYSKRTADIEYRFSFGGSEWGELEGVANRTDYDLTAHSKASGHDLVYFDQEAGERWTPYVIEPAAGVGRAMLAFLLDAYNEDEAPNAKGVMEKRAVMRLDPRLAPVKVAVLPLSRNPQLSPKAKGLAADLRQNWNIEFDDAGAIGRRYRRQDEIGTPFCVTVDFDTLDDNAVTVRERDTMAQERVSLDQIQQYLATRLLGC from the coding sequence GTGGCCGCCGACAAGATCGACACCATCGTCAACCTGAGCAAGCGCCGTGGCTTCGTCTACCCGTGCAGCGAGATCTACGGTGGTCAGCGTGCCGCCTGGGACTACGGGCCGCTGGGTGTCGAGCTGAAGGAGAACCTGAAGCGCCAGTGGTGGCGCTACATGGTCACCTCGCGTGAGGACGTCGTCGGCATCGACTCGTCGGTGATCCTGGCCTCCGAAGTGTGGGAGGCCTCCGGCCACGTCGCCACCTTCACCGACCCGCTCACCGAGTGCACCTCCTGCCACAAGCGTTTCCGCGCGGACCACCTCGAAGAGGCGTACGAGGAGAAGCACGGCAAGGCCCCCGCGGGCGGCCTCGCCGACCTCAACTGCCCCAACTGCGGCAACAAGGGCACCTTCACCGAGCCCAAGAGCTTCTCCGGCCTGCTCTCCACCCACCTCGGCCCCACCCAGGACACCGCCTCGGTCGCCTACCTGCGCCCCGAGACCGCCCAGGGCATCTTCACCAACTTCGGCCAGGTCCAGCAGACTTCCCGCAAGAAGCCGCCATTCGGCATCGCGCAGATGGGCAAGTCCTTCCGCAACGAGATCACGCCCGGCAACTTCATCTTCCGCACCCGCGAGTTCGAGCAGATGGAGATGGAGTTCTTCGTCAAGCCCGGCGAGGACGAGCAGTGGCAGGAATACTGGATGGAGCAGCGCTGGAACTGGTACACCGGTCTCGGCCTGCGTGAAGAGAACATGCGCTGGTACGAGCACCCCGCGGAGAAGCTCTCCCACTACTCCAAGCGCACCGCCGACATCGAGTACCGCTTCAGCTTCGGCGGCAGCGAGTGGGGCGAGCTCGAGGGCGTCGCCAACCGCACCGACTACGACCTCACCGCCCACTCCAAGGCCTCCGGCCACGACCTGGTCTACTTCGACCAGGAAGCCGGCGAGCGCTGGACCCCGTACGTCATCGAGCCCGCCGCCGGTGTCGGCCGCGCCATGCTCGCCTTCCTCCTCGACGCCTACAACGAGGACGAGGCGCCCAACGCCAAGGGCGTCATGGAAAAGCGCGCCGTGATGCGCCTCGACCCGCGCCTCGCGCCGGTCAAGGTCGCCGTCCTGCCGCTGTCCCGAAACCCCCAGCTCTCCCCGAAGGCGAAGGGCCTCGCGGCGGACCTGCGGCAGAACTGGAACATCGAGTTCGACGACGCCGGTGCGATCGGGCGCCGCTACCGTCGCCAGGACGAGATCGGTACGCCGTTCTGTGTCACCGTCGACTTCGACACGCTCGACGACAACGCGGTGACGGTGCGCGAGCGGGACACGATGGCGCAGGAGCGGGTCTCGCTGGACCAGATCCAGCAGTACCTCGCCACCCGCCTCCTCGGCTGCTGA
- a CDS encoding sensor histidine kinase — protein sequence MATPGPLRRAYHWSAAHAPWSAWAWRNTALVAASIPVAVPAALALAYTFSNPGHLLKTLGFVLLLRPLLTSLQRSRLWSLTGLDIPKIRWTHRWYHPLGLLPRLRAESTWRQYGYHLLVSPLTALGGAVVVLGWAFGAGCALVFAWAWALPAQYRPAGWTEEYTALTVLGVLLLIATPWLAALIARLDNHAATILLGPNRAKELERRVENLAESRADILDAADLERRRIERDLHDGAQQRLVSLAMNLGIARATLTDLPPEARAVIDEAHREAKEAIEELSNLVRGLHPAVLEDRGLDAAISGIAARAPFPVDLTVDLPRRPSPTVEAVAYFVVSETLANIAKHARATRCSVHVRRHAALLTITVGDNGIGGADPARGTGLLGLHKRVGSVDGTLTINSPHGGPTTITVELPCGL from the coding sequence ATGGCAACTCCCGGCCCGCTGCGGCGCGCGTACCACTGGAGCGCCGCACACGCGCCGTGGTCCGCGTGGGCCTGGCGCAACACCGCCCTCGTGGCGGCGTCCATACCCGTGGCGGTCCCCGCGGCGCTCGCCCTCGCCTACACGTTCTCCAACCCCGGGCACCTCCTCAAGACCCTCGGATTCGTCCTCCTGCTGCGCCCGCTGCTCACCTCACTCCAGCGCAGCCGCCTCTGGTCACTGACCGGCCTCGACATCCCGAAGATCCGCTGGACGCACCGCTGGTACCACCCCCTCGGACTGCTCCCGCGCCTGCGCGCCGAGTCGACCTGGCGGCAGTACGGCTACCACCTGCTCGTCTCCCCGCTCACCGCGCTCGGCGGCGCCGTCGTCGTCCTCGGCTGGGCCTTCGGCGCCGGCTGCGCCCTCGTCTTCGCCTGGGCCTGGGCGCTGCCCGCGCAGTACCGGCCCGCGGGCTGGACCGAGGAGTACACCGCCCTCACCGTCCTCGGCGTCCTCCTCCTCATCGCAACGCCCTGGCTCGCGGCCCTGATCGCCCGCCTCGACAACCACGCCGCCACCATCCTGCTCGGCCCCAACCGCGCCAAGGAACTGGAACGCCGCGTCGAGAACCTCGCCGAGAGCCGCGCCGACATCCTCGACGCCGCCGACCTCGAACGCCGCCGCATCGAACGCGACCTCCACGACGGCGCCCAACAGCGCCTGGTCTCCCTCGCCATGAACCTCGGCATCGCCCGCGCCACCCTCACCGACCTGCCGCCCGAAGCCCGCGCCGTCATCGACGAAGCCCACCGCGAGGCCAAGGAAGCCATCGAAGAACTCAGCAACCTCGTACGGGGACTGCACCCCGCCGTCCTGGAGGACCGCGGCCTCGACGCCGCCATCTCCGGCATCGCCGCCCGCGCCCCCTTCCCCGTCGACCTCACCGTGGACCTGCCCCGACGGCCCTCGCCCACCGTGGAGGCCGTCGCCTACTTCGTCGTCTCCGAAACCCTCGCCAACATCGCCAAACACGCCCGCGCGACCCGCTGTTCGGTCCACGTCCGCCGCCACGCCGCCCTCCTGACGATCACCGTCGGCGACAACGGCATCGGCGGCGCCGACCCCGCCCGCGGCACCGGACTGCTCGGCCTGCACAAGCGCGTAGGGTCGGTCGACGGAACCCTCACCATCAACAGCCCCCACGGGGGTCCGACCACCATCACTGTGGAGCTGCCGTGCGGGCTGTGA
- a CDS encoding response regulator transcription factor: MRAVIAEDSVLLRIGLVKVLDMAGFDVAAETGDAESLLTAVETHRPDLALVDVRMPPGFTDEGVRAALMIRQQWPGTAVLLLSQYVEERYAADLLATQSGGIGYLLKQRVADVEEFIDALKRVAAGGTALDPQVVAQLLLRRGGGPDPLERLTPREREVLALMAEGRSNAGIAGQLVVSESAVAKHINNIFAKLDLPVADGDHRRVLAVLRFLDGGPA, encoded by the coding sequence GTGCGGGCTGTGATCGCCGAAGACTCGGTACTGCTGCGGATAGGCCTCGTCAAAGTCCTCGACATGGCCGGATTCGACGTCGCCGCCGAGACCGGCGACGCCGAGAGCCTGCTCACGGCCGTCGAAACCCACCGGCCCGACCTCGCCCTCGTCGACGTCCGCATGCCACCCGGATTCACCGACGAAGGCGTACGCGCCGCCCTGATGATCCGTCAACAATGGCCCGGCACAGCCGTGTTGCTCCTCTCGCAGTACGTCGAGGAGCGCTACGCGGCCGACCTGCTCGCCACCCAGAGCGGCGGTATCGGCTACCTCCTCAAGCAACGCGTCGCCGACGTCGAGGAATTCATCGACGCCCTCAAGCGCGTCGCCGCCGGCGGCACCGCCCTCGACCCCCAGGTCGTCGCCCAGCTCCTGCTGCGCCGAGGAGGCGGACCCGACCCGCTCGAACGCCTCACCCCCCGCGAACGCGAGGTCCTCGCCCTCATGGCGGAAGGCCGCTCCAACGCCGGGATCGCCGGCCAACTCGTCGTCAGCGAAAGCGCCGTGGCCAAACACATCAACAACATCTTCGCCAAACTCGACCTGCCCGTCGCCGACGGCGACCACCGCCGCGTCCTCGCCGTCCTCCGCTTCCTCGACGGCGGCCCCGCGTGA
- a CDS encoding DUF4097 family beta strand repeat-containing protein — translation MKPTPPNHPTPPNHPTPPNHPTPPNHPSPPNHPSPPNHPSRPAPPTEPPRVPPPAHEETRDARSAGAPREAGTARGAGAAKATAPTRERPRRRTAWIIAAFAGALFVVAPFTFWTVADAISDTQPYASPDNGRAHTVNAVEVDAGAAQITITSGPARHVTVHGSLTWSMKRPKIEQTWDGDTLKVKTRCVGFVDQFLQNCQVDLNLAVPAGVSLTVHSGSGEIKVRDLTGPVDLHGGSGGMKLYALKGPVTAKVASGELQADQLASPDVSLTTGSGAIDADFAAPPQHVKAKTGSGSVDVTVPEGARYRVTGSSGSGGRSIQQGVVDHDSDRILDISSGSGSVNVGHPGF, via the coding sequence GTGAAGCCGACCCCGCCGAACCACCCGACCCCGCCGAACCACCCGACCCCGCCGAACCACCCGACCCCGCCGAACCACCCGAGCCCGCCGAACCACCCGAGCCCGCCGAACCACCCGAGCCGGCCCGCGCCCCCGACCGAGCCCCCACGCGTACCGCCTCCGGCGCACGAGGAGACGCGGGACGCGAGGAGCGCCGGGGCGCCGAGGGAGGCAGGGACGGCGCGAGGAGCCGGGGCGGCGAAGGCGACCGCGCCGACGCGGGAGCGGCCGCGCCGCCGCACCGCATGGATCATCGCGGCGTTCGCCGGCGCCCTGTTCGTCGTGGCACCGTTCACCTTCTGGACCGTGGCCGACGCCATCAGCGACACGCAGCCCTACGCGAGCCCCGACAACGGCCGCGCCCACACCGTCAACGCCGTCGAAGTGGACGCCGGAGCCGCACAGATCACCATCACCAGCGGCCCCGCCCGACACGTCACCGTGCACGGCAGCCTCACCTGGTCGATGAAACGGCCCAAGATCGAGCAGACCTGGGACGGCGACACCCTCAAGGTGAAGACCCGCTGCGTCGGCTTCGTCGACCAGTTCCTGCAGAACTGCCAGGTCGACCTGAACCTCGCCGTGCCCGCCGGGGTCAGCCTCACCGTGCACAGCGGCTCCGGTGAGATCAAGGTCCGCGACCTGACCGGCCCGGTCGACCTGCACGGCGGATCCGGCGGCATGAAGCTGTACGCACTCAAGGGACCGGTCACGGCGAAGGTCGCATCCGGCGAACTCCAGGCCGACCAACTCGCCTCCCCCGACGTGTCGTTGACGACCGGCTCCGGGGCCATCGACGCCGACTTCGCCGCCCCGCCCCAGCACGTCAAGGCGAAGACCGGCTCCGGCAGCGTCGACGTCACCGTGCCCGAAGGCGCCCGCTACCGCGTCACCGGATCCTCCGGCTCCGGCGGCCGCAGCATCCAGCAAGGCGTGGTCGACCACGACTCCGACCGCATCCTCGACATCTCCAGCGGCTCCGGATCGGTCAACGTCGGCCACCCCGGCTTCTGA